In a genomic window of Aquila chrysaetos chrysaetos chromosome Z, bAquChr1.4, whole genome shotgun sequence:
- the LOC115336661 gene encoding coiled-coil domain-containing protein 81-like → MIKYLLFKPLGPEDLPTLKELTTSEICKVWAGASRYIRRQLLQKRAVEIGVGTFALVPARATVGEDKALPVERPVFRPCRLLKKFYKLKCAKTKIPDETPFVQLDFEQIAAEIHFRREIVERCIHETLLFFAGALRDNKEVEFSFKGIGILAVRRKVVSMTFLDDCLLELDGTGNMLAALLGDSKMMRTVAFAGKNDFSRLSRDEVITLPRLAVETPHQPSAPAISLKPRREPAPWGGGARRVSVLDPVFLAQRRVSLARQRAKEGERATATEAGQARPRRRCPAGHAVLLPNRLAVPEPEPEPGGRLRARPGASGSDWAPASSACRASSESCQ, encoded by the exons ATGATTAAGTACCTGCTCTTCAAGCCCTTGGGGCCCGAGGATCTGCCAACCCTCAAGGAGCTCACCACCAGCG aaatcTGCAAAGTCTGGGCTGGCGCATCTAGGTACATCCGGAGACAGCTCTTGCAGAAGAGG GCGGTGGAGATCGGCGTTGGGACATTTGCGCTCGTCCCAGCGCGTGCCACGGTGGGAGAGGACAAGGCTTTGCCCGTTGAGAGACCCGTGTTCCGGCCGTGCAGGCTTCTGAAGAAATTCTACAAGCTCAAGTGTGCAAAGACCAAAATTCCTG ACGAGACGCCGTTCGTTCAGCTGGACTTCGAGCAGATTGCCGCCGAGATCCACTTCCGCCGAGAAATCGTGGAGCGGTGCATACACGAGACCCTGCTTTTCTTCGCTGGGGCCCTCCGAGACAACAAGGAGGTGGAATTCTCCTTCAAGGGCATCGGCATCCTCGCCGTGCGAAGAAAAGTGGTCAGCATGACCTTCTTGGACGACTGCCTGCTGGAGCTGGATGGCACGGGCAACATGCTGGCAGCTCTTCTCGGG GACTCCAAGATGATGCGCACCGTGGCCTTCGCGGGCAAAAACGATTTTAGTCGGCTCAGTCGAGACGAGGTCATCACGCTGCCAAG GCTTGCAGTTGAGACCCCCCACCAGCCGTCGGCCCCTGCGATTTCTCTGAAGCCCAGGAGAGAGCCGGCGCCTTGGGGCGGGGGTGCCCGCAGAG TGAGCGTGCTGGACCCGGTGTTCCTGGCTCAGCGGAGGGTTTCTCTAGCCAGGCAGCGGGCGAAGGAAGGCGAGCGGGCGACAGCCACGGAAGCTGGCCAGGCCAG GCCCCGGAGACGTTGTCCTGCCGGACACGCGGTCCTCCTGCCGAACCGCCTGGCGGtgccggagccggagccggagccgggcgGCAGGCTGCGAGCCCGTCCCGGAGCAAGCGGCTCAGACTGGGCTCCCGCGAGCTCAGCCTGCCGTGCCTCTTCAGAGTCCTGCCAGTAA